TTCAAGAGTGAGCCGTAGGAAAGGGAAAGCCAGTTAATTTAGAGAGATGCACATTCATTGGCAGAATGCAGTcagtctcagaagggagagcggccccaGGCATGGGTTGTAGGTTTTTATGGGTTATGCccctgggggaaggagagggggtcTGGTGGCATCATATGTTCACTGATGAACCACAGGAGCCTGACACCCTGCCTGCCACTGAGTAGATGCTCTGAATGAAAAGGACAAATCCAGCAGTAAAATGGGGACCACAGGAGGTTAACTGATCTGAGCTCATAGAAGGACCATGAGGTCTTACAGACGCTACACTGGGGGACCCAAGTGACGGTTAGAGGGAGCGGGCTGCTGGTTCCCCATAACCTCAGAGATGCTGACCAGGCAGAACATGGGAGAGCCCTCTGCCCCACATCCCATCACCCCATACACCACTTGTGGATGAAAGGACACTTCTCGCCCTGGTGGCCAGTCCCCACCTGGGTGCCCTGTCCTTCCTCTCCTCACCATTAGATGTCCACAGCCCCAGGTCTCTGTCCTCCAGGGCCTCCTAAACCATCATTCCCAGCCTCTCGGGTCCATCACTGCCCTCTGAGTCTCTTGGTGGCGGTGCCATTTCCCGGGATGTAGGCTTTGTGTGTTTCTTCCAAACTTCTCTCTGAGAGGATGTGCTGGCTGCATGCTCTCTCTCTGGGCTCATCCTCCTCATCTCCCTTTCAGAACAAGGGGCAGCCACAATGCGGCTCTGCCTCCTCTTGTGCCTGGTGCTCCTCAGCCCGCCAATGGCCACCCTCCACCGCCACCACCCTGGGGAGACGAAGAAGAGAGGCCGGGAGCTGCTGCCCGTGGTTGCCACAGTGGCCCCTGGCAGTGGGGACTTTGCCTTCGACCTCTACAGGGCCTTGGCTGCAACTGCCCCCAACCAGAACGTCTTCTTCTCCCCTCTGAGCATCTCCATGAGCCTGGCCATGCTCTCCCTGGGGGCTCGGTCCAACACCAAGGCTCAGATCCTGCAGGGCCTGGGCCTCAACCCTCAGGAGAGCTGGGATGAGGAGCTCCACAGTGCCTCCCAGCGGCTGCTACAGGAGCTTGGGCAGCCCAGAGAGGAGCTCCAGCTGAGCCTCGGCAACGCCCTGTTTACCAAGCCCACTGTGCCCATCCAGGACGCCTTCCTGAGTGCCATGAGGTTGCTGTACCTGGCAGACACTTTCTCCACTAACTTTGAGGACCCCGAAGGGGCCAAGAAGCAGATCAATGATTACGTGGCAAAGCAAACAAAAGGCAAGATTGCAGACTTGGTTGAGGTTCTGGATGGCACTGAGGTCATGGTTATGGtgaattacattttctttaaaggtaAGGCCCTTGGGCTTGAACCTGAACTTCCTCTTTTCAGCTGCtcatgtaaaaaaatatatatatgtgtgtgtgtgtgtgtgtgtgtgtgtgtgtgtgtgtgtgtatccaatTCCGGTACACATAGAAGAGTGGGAGTGGATTTAGTCCTTCCTGATACCTGTCGGTAACAGTGAAGCCAACCATCAGCCATGGGTGAGATGGTGCCTTCTTACTTTGTAGGGTGATGTTAATGACCCCGGGTGCTGTTTCCTCCACTGGGAAAGAGCTGGTTCCTGTTGGAGGTCCTGGGAACACCTAAAAGCCAAAGCAGGCTCTGAAGTGTGTTTGTCATGGCCACGGTGCCAAAGAAACTGACACCATGGCTGCTCAGGGCAAGACTGTGGGCCTTAGAAAGGCCTTAGAAGGCATTTCCCAGATGCTCCCTTGTCCCCAGATCCTCACCTCCATGCCCTTCTAGGGGCTGTTTCCTCAGCCAAGAAATCCTGTTCTGAAGAGTCTTTTTTCCCCACCTCAAGAGCTGAGCTCCCCATCATTACCTCCCTGATGTTTCTTGTAAATATCCCTACTCACCTCAGCTTTGTGTGTCTGCTTCTCCTAGATACTGAACTCCCGAGCCCTGTACGGGGCAGGGCTGAGAtgcggaggggaggggatgggggggaagggaaggaggaaaatagTTAAGTTGTTAACCGAACCCCCCTCTTCTTATGGTCACAGATGGTGAGTATCAAGTTTGGACTCTAAGATTTCTTGTCCCCTGGTCCAGGGCTAGGCTGCAGAGGACAGCCGTGAAGTAAGCTCGTGGGGCACTGGGGCGGGATCCATATTTGATTACCACTAAGAAGATGGAAACAATATATCACTTGGAAGAAAAAGTCCTACAGGAAACCCCAGAGTGGGCAGTGTTAACTGAAAAATCACCCAGGTATAGGGTAGCGTTGTCAGCCATCCGTATTAGTTACCCTCTTCACTTGGATATTTGACCTTGAGTAAGGACATCAGAGAAGCAAACATTAGGGGTTAAGGGCTTCTGAAGACATGAGTACCAACCTCCTTGTTTTGCAAATGTGGAATGAAAAGCCCCACAAAAAGTTCCAGCCTGTCCCCCAAATGAGGAAGTGGCTTGTCTTTATTTCAAGAGGCTCAGCCACCACTTCCGCCAACGAAACTGCTCTAAAGAGGATGCTCTTTGTTTGGTAGGTTTCTTGTCTCCACCTTTTTCATTGGCAGCTGAGAATTTCaaattccttttccattttaatctttctttttttaacctgatttttaaaaatagaggtatagttgatttacaatgtcacattaatttctggtgtgcagcacagtgattcagttatacatgtatccCTTCTAACCTTTAGCAAAGTGGGAGACAAGCTTCGACCACAAAAGCACCCACGAGCAGGACTTCCACGTGACCTCGGAGACGGCGGTGCGGGTGCCCATGATGAAACATGAAGACGAGTATTACTACTTCCTGGACCGAAGCCTCTCCTGCAGGGTGGTGGGGGTCCCCTACCGAGGGAATGCCACCGCCTTCTTCATTCTCCCCCGCGAGGGCGGGATGGGCCAGGTGGAGAGTGGACTGAAGGAGAAAACACTGAGGAAGTGGCTCAAGTTGTCCGTGAAGAGGTATCACTCCCACTTCTCCGGGGTCAGCCCACTGCTGCTCACCCCCAGGGAGACACAGTGCCCCTCGGGCTGCAGAGCAGTGGCGGGGAAACTCACCTAGGCCGGGAGCTGTCTCCTAGCCCAGAGGCGACATGTGAAGTCCCAGCCCCCTGGCCTGGCCCAGCTACAGGGAGACATCAGAGTGGACAGTGACCTCTGGGGACAACCCATGTCCAAGTCCAGAGTTGGGTGGGTCCCCTAGAGGCAACGGGCTGGAGGAGCACTAGGAAACCAAGAGGGGTCAGCAGGAATGTAAGTGCAGTGAGTCAATGCTCTAGAAGAGTCGAAGAAGAgtcctcttctctttccaggCAGCTTGAGCTTTACCTACCCAAGTTCTCCATTGAGGGCTCCTATCAGCTGGAGAAAGTCCTCCCCAAGCTGGGGATCAGTGACGTCTTCACCTCCCAAGCTGACCTGACCGGCATCAGCAACCACTCCAGCATCCTGGTGTCTGAGGTGAGCATGTGctttcagaaatttcttttcttttctgttctgttctgttccgtTCCATTCCATTCCTCATTCcatagtctttctttctttcttttctctcaagaaGCAAAGGTTTCACTTTGTATCTTATCTTTTGTGCACTGGGAAGTCATATCCAGCACTGTGCCTTGCGGGAAGGTTTCCTGTCTTCAGCAATCAAAACTAAGAATGCAGCGCTAGCTCCttcactcactagctgtgtgacctctaacaattgcttgacctctctgagcctcctttctcTATAAAATTGAAGAGTCATGCCCTCGCTGTGAGATGCCATGAAAATTCAATGAAAGCCACACATGCACTCACCTTCAAGCCCTGGTGAACAAGGGCTGTTCAGTTGCATCATTTCCCACCTGCCTCATGGCTCAGTAGCACAGATACTTCGATGATGATGCTACTGGCAGGTGGCTGATGCCCCGATGGCATCTCCCAGCCCCTAGTGGCTTGGTGACGCTCTGTGTCCCCCCTGCAGATGGTGCACAAAGCTGTGGTGGAGGTGGACGAGTCGGGAACCAAAGCGGCCGCAGCCACTGGGACGATCTTCATGTTCAGGTCGGCCCGGCTCAGCTCTCAGCGGATCGTGTTCAACAGGCCCTTTCTAATGCTCATTGTGGAGAACAGCAAGAACATCCTTTTCTTTGGCAGAGTGAGCCGCCCGTGAGGTGGAGATTTCTCCTGAAAGGCACAGGCCTCCACTGTGGAAGACGAGGGTGCACTGTGGCTGGGAGCTGGTGATTCACACAGGTTTAGTTGACTAATGAGACTTTcacaagtaataataataatgacattgAAATACTGATGATTGCTTCTTTTCACACCATTGCAAGACCTGGATGCTCCAAAGAACCTTGGAGAACATTCAGTCTTGCCCTCACCCATCATCAATGGAGATTAgcaccaaggctcagagaggttggttgacttgcccaaggccacacagcatgTTAGTGGCAGAGAGAAACCCAGAATTCAGGTCCCTGTTGCCCAGTCCAGTGACACCAAGCTCTGCAGGAGGGTTGTTCCAGTAGATATTGCCACCAGGAAGTGAATTTCCAAGCCTAGTCCCCCACATGTTAGCAATACCAGCTCTCAGTCCATCATGATTTGGAAAGAATGCTGAAATGGGAGTATGGAATGGGGCTTCtgtcccagctgtgtgactttgggtaataCTGTCTCTCTTTGGACTTTGGTTTCCCCATGTATACAATGAAGGGTCAGGTCAAGGATTGAAGGACCTTTGAAATCATTGAAAAGGCTAAGGTCTTCCCTGCCCCTCACAGTTGATTTCAACACATTCAAGTGCCACTCATCTTTTAAGAAGAACCTTGGCCGGCAGGGTGGACGTGGACTGTCAGAGGATTGAACCACCTGTGGATTGATTTACCATCTCATGGGCTTGTCTGGGGGTGTCTGGGGGTGGGAGAATGGAGGTCTGTTGCAAACACTAGAGAGCAATTGAAGACCCTGTTGACTAACTGTGAATTTTAGTGTCCACAATAACAATAAAGCCTTACAAACACTAGGTGTCATTGTCCCTATGGAAGTAGCTCTGAAAACGTGACATTAATAGCTTATCATGTTCCAGGCTCAAAGCTAGGTGCTTTACCTGGATGGTTGCATTTACCCCTTACAATATCCTGTGGGAGGTAGGCagtactgttatccccattttacagatggggaagttgAAGCTTGCAGAGAACAGGTGAGAAGCTCCTCAGTGGTAGAGGCAGGATTTGACCCCGGGAGTGTGGCTCCGGGACTTCACTCTCAGCCCTGTTCTCTGCTGCAGAGGAGACATGACCAGGAAATAGAAGCCCAGGTCAGGTGAATCAGGGTACCAGCTCTTCTGACATCCAGGTAGGCTCACTCTCCTCCTTCACGAAACCCAGCATGCTGCTTCGGTATCAAATGAAGGGAATCAGACATTTtcaaggatgaatgaatgaatgagtccttCACTCAGTCTCAGACTGTCCCCTAATCAGCTGTCCCCAAGCCTGATCCCTGAATGCCTGTCACCCTACCTTCCTTGTCCCTAGCTTGCTTTCAGTGAGCCTGCACCCAGCGCTCTGATCCCAGAGACTGGACTGTATGGCGGATGGGTGCCCCTGAGAACCACCGAGGTCTGAacctcactgagcacctactacaagCCAGCTGTGGGGACACGTGGCCTCTGTGATCTCATTAATCCCTCAAcacacccatttcacagagagCAATGTTAAGTGTCTACCTAGAGCCCCCCAGCAGGTGTCAGTGCAGGCTCTGGGACCCAAACGACACGGGTTGGCTGGCGGCAGGGCAGACGGCTGCACCCAGAACCAGACGGCTTGCCTGCGTTTGTGTCTCAGACTCGGGAAGCTGGAGGACGGGGCCTCCTCGTGGGGTCAGACCTGCTCCTGGGCGCCTTTGCCTTTCGCCACACCTGGTCTGCCTTAGCAAATATTTCTCTCCGAGTTTACCCAGCCAGTCCAAGGTCGGGGGGAGGCCCCACTGTGCTGCGTGTGTAAGGCCAAGGTCCTGCGCTGTCTAAAGTTCACTCAGCAGACACTCACAAAACAGCTACCATGTGGGGGGTCGGGACGGGCTCGGGGTGGCTGACTTGGGGGAAGCCTTGGCGCATGTCGTGGAAGGAAGCTCGGAGCTGGGAGTCATCGCAGGTCACGTAAGTCAATTGTCACACGATCCTGGAGGAGCAAATTGGTATAGCAGCTCAGAAGGACAGAATTAACTTCTGATAATTTCTGATGGCTCAGGAGAGGTTTTGCTGAAGAAGTAATGCTGagctggtcttttttttttttaattttttttttgttgttgctgtttttgggggggaagggtaattttgatttatttattcataattattattttaatggggatactggggattgaacccaggaccttgtgcatgctaagcactcggTCTACCACTCCCTACCCCAAGCTGCTCTTGAAGAGTATGTAGGGC
This DNA window, taken from Camelus dromedarius isolate mCamDro1 chromosome 5, mCamDro1.pat, whole genome shotgun sequence, encodes the following:
- the SERPINA5 gene encoding plasma serine protease inhibitor yields the protein MRLCLLLCLVLLSPPMATLHRHHPGETKKRGRELLPVVATVAPGSGDFAFDLYRALAATAPNQNVFFSPLSISMSLAMLSLGARSNTKAQILQGLGLNPQESWDEELHSASQRLLQELGQPREELQLSLGNALFTKPTVPIQDAFLSAMRLLYLADTFSTNFEDPEGAKKQINDYVAKQTKGKIADLVEVLDGTEVMVMVNYIFFKAKWETSFDHKSTHEQDFHVTSETAVRVPMMKHEDEYYYFLDRSLSCRVVGVPYRGNATAFFILPREGGMGQVESGLKEKTLRKWLKLSVKRQLELYLPKFSIEGSYQLEKVLPKLGISDVFTSQADLTGISNHSSILVSEMVHKAVVEVDESGTKAAAATGTIFMFRSARLSSQRIVFNRPFLMLIVENSKNILFFGRVSRP